Genomic segment of Rhodocaloribacter litoris:
CGGCAAGCGGTTGTCCCCGGTGGGGGATCAGGCAGCTGGCCAGATAGCCGACGGCAAAGCAGGTCATGATTCCGATCGCTGCGTAGAGGAAAAAGTGAATGGGGGTAAACATCTTCACCAGGTAGAGTACAACTATACTGGCAGCAACGCCAATGAGAGCACCGGCGCCATGGGCACGCTGCGTGAAGATGCCAAGCGCAAACAGGCCGGCTAGGCTGCTCCCGAACAGGCCGATGATTTCCAGAAACAGATCCCAGAGTGACTGCACCGGGTAAGTCGCCAGGAGCAGGCCCGTTCCGGTCGCCATGATGCCGAAGGTCAGGGTAAGCCAGCGGGCGAGCCGGAGCCGGCGCTGCCCGGTGGTTTCGGGAATGAACCTGCGGTAAAAGTCCGTAACGATTACCGTTGCGACACTGTTCATGCTGCTATCCAGGCTGGACATCGCGGCTGCGAAGATGCCGGCGACAAGCAGTCCTGCCACACCCGCCGGGAGTTGCTGAACAATGAACATAGGGAAGATGGCGTCGGTAGGAAGGGCCGGTTCCAGCAAGGTGGGGTGCTGCTTGTAGAACACATAGAGGGCCGTACCCAGACCGAAGAAGATGACGGCGGCCGGAATCGTGAGCAGCGCACTAGTCCAGATGGATTGTGCCGCAGCCTTTTCGTCGCGCGTTGTCAGGTAACGCTGCACGACAGTCTGGTCCGCCGTGTAGGGAACGAGGTTGCCGAGCAGATTACCCAGCAGGACGACCCAGACGGATGTGGTCGTGTAGTCCCAGCTCCAGGTGAAGACGTGGAACTTGTCGTCGGCAGCGGCGGTCGCGAGCAGGCCCTGGAAGCCCCCATCGACTTCGAGGGTGATGATGAGGAGGCTCAAGAAAGCCCCGCCGAGCAGGACGATCACCTGCAGTACATCCGACCAAACAACGGCCTCGATCCCTCCGAGCGCGGTGTAGAGGGTAGCCAGCAGGCCCGTAGCCAGAATGGCCAGATAGATGTCGATTCCCGTCGCGGCAGAGAGAGCCAGGGCGGGCAAGAAGATGACCACCGCCATCCGCCCCATCTGCAAGAGCACAAAGGCAAAACTGCCGAAGAGACGGACGGCGACGTTGAACCGTTTCTCCAGGTACTCGTAGGCCGTCGTCACCCGGAGCCGGCGGAAGAACGGAAGGTAGAGCAAGACGATGACGGGCGCGATCAGGACAATGCTGACCTGCCCGAGGATATATACCCAGTCCGTGGCATAGGCTTTGGCCGGGATGGCCATGTACGTGATGGCGCTGAGCTGGGTGCCGAAGATGCTCAGGCCGGCCGCCCACCAAGGAATACGCCCGCTAGCGAGGAAGAAGTCCTCGTCGCTCTTTTCCCAACGCATGAAATAAATACCGATCCCCACGAGCAGGAGAAAGTAGGTCACGAGGACCAGGTAGCTGGCCGGCGCCAACGAACCGGTGTGAGGAACGGGGCGGGCACTGAGGATCTGGGGAGAACGGGTACCGGGCCGGATCTCCCCGCTGGGGATGACCAGGCGGTCTTCCCATGCGACGAGCGGCGTGGTCACGTGGGCAGCGGGGAGCGTGTCGAGCACGGCCCAGGTGTCGGTGATCGTGTGGTAGGCCAGGATCTCACGGCGAAAGCCGGGATGGCGGTCTTTCAGTTCTTGGACGCGGGGCACGTCGGAACCGTCGTTGCCGCCGAAAACGAGGAGGTGAGCAGGGCCATAGGCCGGGGTCGGTGAGGGAGCCGCTGCGGCAGGCCAGGGGAGATCGGCCAGACGCTCCCATCCCTTTTCGGGGTTGTACCGGTACGCGTCGTTCAGGAAGCGATACCGGAGCCCTCCC
This window contains:
- a CDS encoding sodium:solute symporter family transporter, with product MIARRTLFLAIWLLTIGVGLSGFHAARAQGRLYDWEALPDLPEPLGVAGACAGVSNGALIVAGGAHFPVSLFEGGTKVWTDSVYVLEQTPGGDYVWHTGYALDAPRGYSAALTLDDTVLCLGGGDARQHVSDVLSLRWERGRLVQERTLPPLPRPIAFAAAARAGETIYVAGGLEHPADSVAQRQFWALDLTAVEAGWRALPPWPGSARFNAVAAALDGAFYLISGTELQPDGQGGLRYRFLNDAYRYNPEKGWERLADLPWPAAAAPSPTPAYGPAHLLVFGGNDGSDVPRVQELKDRHPGFRREILAYHTITDTWAVLDTLPAAHVTTPLVAWEDRLVIPSGEIRPGTRSPQILSARPVPHTGSLAPASYLVLVTYFLLLVGIGIYFMRWEKSDEDFFLASGRIPWWAAGLSIFGTQLSAITYMAIPAKAYATDWVYILGQVSIVLIAPVIVLLYLPFFRRLRVTTAYEYLEKRFNVAVRLFGSFAFVLLQMGRMAVVIFLPALALSAATGIDIYLAILATGLLATLYTALGGIEAVVWSDVLQVIVLLGGAFLSLLIITLEVDGGFQGLLATAAADDKFHVFTWSWDYTTTSVWVVLLGNLLGNLVPYTADQTVVQRYLTTRDEKAAAQSIWTSALLTIPAAVIFFGLGTALYVFYKQHPTLLEPALPTDAIFPMFIVQQLPAGVAGLLVAGIFAAAMSSLDSSMNSVATVIVTDFYRRFIPETTGQRRLRLARWLTLTFGIMATGTGLLLATYPVQSLWDLFLEIIGLFGSSLAGLFALGIFTQRAHGAGALIGVAASIVVLYLVKMFTPIHFFLYAAIGIMTCFAVGYLASCLIPHRGQPLAGLTIYNLHPREKKILH